In Methylocystis echinoides, one genomic interval encodes:
- a CDS encoding cell cycle transcriptional regulator TrcR, which translates to MSNAPLMPKATAVWLVENTSLTFDQIAEFCKLHPLEVKGIADGEVAAGIRGHDPITSGQLTREEIARGERDTRHQLKLSVSKVVVPEVKKARGPRYTPLSRRQDRPNAILWLVRNHPELKDAQIMRLVGTTKATLKAIRERTHWNSAALTPMDPVTLGLCSQIDLDFEVNRAAKDRPAVVEDHGQTLVPAAVTTGHREPTTTEDVFGKPTTPVRPAEDEDNFDADRVFGRLKDVDFGE; encoded by the coding sequence ATGAGCAACGCCCCCTTGATGCCGAAGGCGACGGCAGTCTGGCTCGTCGAAAACACCTCGCTGACGTTCGATCAGATCGCCGAGTTCTGCAAACTGCACCCGCTGGAGGTGAAGGGCATCGCCGACGGCGAGGTCGCGGCCGGCATTCGTGGCCATGACCCGATCACCTCGGGCCAGCTTACCCGCGAGGAAATCGCCCGCGGCGAACGCGACACGCGCCATCAGCTCAAGCTCTCGGTCTCCAAGGTCGTCGTGCCGGAGGTCAAGAAGGCGCGGGGCCCGCGTTACACGCCGCTGTCGCGCCGCCAGGACCGGCCCAACGCCATCTTGTGGCTCGTCCGCAACCATCCCGAGCTCAAGGACGCGCAGATCATGCGCCTCGTCGGCACTACCAAGGCGACCTTGAAGGCGATCCGCGAGCGCACCCACTGGAACTCCGCCGCGCTCACGCCGATGGACCCGGTGACGCTCGGCCTCTGTTCGCAGATCGACCTGGACTTCGAGGTCAACCGCGCCGCCAAGGACCGGCCGGCGGTCGTCGAGGATCATGGCCAGACGCTCGTGCCCGCCGCCGTCACCACGGGCCATCGCGAGCCGACCACGACCGAAGACGTCTTCGGCAAGCCGACGACGCCCGTGCGCCCGGCGGAGGACGAGGACAATTTCGATGCCGACCGCGTCTTCGGCCGTCTCAAGGACGTCGATTTCGGCGAATGA
- a CDS encoding pilus assembly protein TadG-related protein, which produces MLFGQFKRGAAARLSAFGRDNRGVVAVIFGLTLAPALFLAGAAIDYGSALRVKGNLKSAADAAVLQAARGFLSAADGVDWYSYNLYLKNSQYSKWQEIDIKQQTAKALTDVAISQANAKAQAIFKAGVDPKIRDAKLDITTTVNDAAVVSRGVYSGAVDASLTKVLGFKTLPISGTVEATAGIQYTQNYKNIYFLVDVSQSMSVGGAQADRDRLALYTPGGCVFACHDVRDGDETLPVQIPGYLTRKNGRLTTANVAVAGALGIQTRLDYIRNAMLAFVSAVDQKVSQMKTAAADAARNNATQAGLSQSKINSAVNDAIKDWNNVYRFSISTMYKDSLDYTGRTDNYPNVIDRIKDKIVLGDAEDNETGQSNMGDVLGKLAYKLNGSGDAEAKGTAQDYVIIITDGVVHYTQPHDGNDIVKAVGYDSLTCTGFKKDGTRRRPGDPVVIVIYTPYIKFMPGYSTYYDTSVKPHQEPTDWYGKALQDYCASSPEWFFEASEGPAITDALNKVYSRIMMPSVGLTK; this is translated from the coding sequence ATGTTGTTTGGGCAGTTCAAGCGCGGGGCCGCTGCGCGGCTCTCCGCCTTCGGGAGGGACAATCGCGGCGTCGTCGCCGTGATCTTCGGCCTGACGCTGGCGCCGGCGCTTTTCCTCGCCGGCGCGGCGATTGATTATGGTTCGGCGCTGCGGGTGAAGGGCAATTTGAAGTCGGCGGCCGACGCAGCCGTCCTTCAGGCCGCCAGAGGCTTTCTCAGCGCCGCGGATGGCGTCGACTGGTATTCCTACAACCTGTATTTGAAAAACAGCCAATATTCGAAATGGCAAGAAATAGACATCAAGCAGCAGACCGCGAAGGCTTTGACCGACGTAGCGATCTCTCAAGCGAACGCCAAAGCTCAAGCGATCTTCAAGGCGGGCGTCGACCCGAAAATCAGAGACGCCAAACTGGACATCACGACTACGGTGAACGACGCCGCCGTTGTCTCTCGGGGCGTATACTCCGGCGCGGTTGACGCCTCTTTAACGAAGGTCCTCGGGTTCAAGACCCTTCCGATCTCCGGGACTGTCGAGGCGACGGCAGGCATCCAGTATACTCAGAATTACAAGAACATCTATTTCCTTGTCGACGTCTCGCAATCCATGAGCGTCGGGGGCGCTCAGGCGGACAGGGACAGGCTCGCGCTCTACACGCCCGGCGGGTGCGTTTTCGCGTGCCACGACGTGAGGGACGGCGACGAAACGCTTCCTGTCCAAATCCCCGGCTACCTGACCAGAAAAAACGGGAGATTGACGACGGCCAACGTGGCGGTCGCTGGCGCATTAGGCATTCAGACGCGGCTCGACTACATCCGAAATGCGATGTTGGCGTTCGTCTCCGCCGTCGATCAAAAGGTCTCTCAAATGAAGACCGCGGCGGCCGACGCCGCAAGGAACAATGCGACACAGGCCGGCCTCAGTCAGAGTAAGATTAATAGTGCGGTGAACGATGCGATAAAGGACTGGAATAACGTTTATCGCTTCAGCATTTCGACAATGTATAAGGATAGTTTGGATTACACGGGTCGGACGGATAATTATCCAAACGTGATCGACAGGATCAAAGACAAGATCGTGCTGGGAGACGCGGAGGACAACGAAACCGGTCAGTCCAATATGGGCGATGTGCTTGGCAAACTCGCCTACAAGCTGAATGGCTCGGGTGACGCCGAGGCGAAAGGAACCGCGCAGGACTACGTGATAATCATAACAGATGGCGTCGTACATTATACGCAGCCCCACGACGGAAACGATATTGTAAAGGCCGTTGGATACGATAGTCTAACTTGCACAGGGTTCAAGAAGGATGGAACGAGGCGCCGACCCGGCGACCCCGTCGTCATCGTAATTTATACGCCCTACATCAAGTTCATGCCGGGTTACAGCACATATTACGATACGAGTGTGAAACCCCATCAGGAACCCACCGACTGGTACGGGAAAGCATTGCAGGACTACTGCGCCTCGTCGCCGGAATGGTTTTTCGAGGCGAGCGAGGGCCCCGCCATCACAGACGCGCTAAACAAAGTGTACAGCAGGATCATGATGCCGTCTGTGGGGCTCACAAAATAG
- the guaB gene encoding IMP dehydrogenase: MAHLPAALTEALTFDDVLLRPGHSRVMPSAVDISTRLTREITLNLPIVSAAMDTVTEARLAIAMAQAGGVGVIHQNLSPSDQAAEVRKVKRYESGMVVDPITIFPDATLADALHLMASNGISGIPVVERSATGGKGRLVGILTNRDVRFAQDRREPIAELMTKKLVTIREGVGQEEARRLLHEHRIEKLLVVDEDYRCVGLVTVKDIEKATQHPNACKDPEGRLRVAAASTVGDHGFDRALQLIDAGVDCIVIDTAHGHSQAVIDQVARVKRETNKVQIIAGNIATAEAAKALIDAGADAIKVGIGPGSICTTRIVAGVGVPQLTAIMEASAEARKADVPVIGDGGVKYSGDLAKAVAAGAEVVMIGSLFAGTEESPGEVFLYQGRSFKAYRGMGSVGAMTAGSATRYFQGDVKDQLKLVPEGIEGQVPYRGPISPILYQLAGGLRAAMGYVGAPTIREFQDRAQFVRITNAGLRESHVHDVAITRESPNYPTGV, encoded by the coding sequence ATGGCCCATTTGCCCGCCGCGTTGACCGAAGCTCTCACTTTCGACGACGTGTTGCTGCGGCCCGGCCATTCCCGCGTGATGCCGTCTGCGGTGGATATCTCGACGCGCCTCACCCGCGAGATCACGCTCAATCTGCCGATCGTCTCCGCCGCCATGGACACGGTGACCGAGGCGCGGCTCGCCATAGCCATGGCGCAGGCGGGCGGCGTCGGCGTCATTCACCAGAATCTGTCGCCCTCCGATCAGGCCGCCGAGGTGCGCAAGGTCAAGCGCTACGAGAGCGGCATGGTGGTCGATCCCATCACCATCTTCCCTGACGCGACCCTTGCCGACGCGTTGCATCTGATGGCGTCGAACGGCATCTCCGGCATCCCCGTCGTCGAGCGCTCGGCGACCGGCGGCAAAGGCCGGCTCGTCGGCATTCTGACGAACCGCGACGTGCGCTTCGCGCAGGACAGGCGAGAGCCGATCGCCGAGCTGATGACGAAGAAGCTCGTGACCATCCGCGAGGGCGTGGGGCAGGAGGAAGCGCGCCGGCTGCTGCACGAGCACCGCATCGAGAAGCTGCTGGTCGTCGACGAGGATTATCGCTGCGTCGGCCTCGTGACGGTGAAGGACATCGAGAAGGCCACGCAGCACCCCAACGCCTGCAAGGACCCGGAAGGGCGCCTGCGCGTCGCCGCCGCCTCGACGGTGGGCGATCACGGCTTCGACCGCGCGCTGCAGCTCATCGACGCGGGCGTGGACTGCATCGTGATCGACACGGCGCACGGCCATTCGCAGGCGGTGATCGATCAGGTGGCGCGCGTGAAGCGCGAGACCAACAAAGTCCAGATCATCGCCGGCAACATCGCCACCGCAGAGGCGGCCAAGGCCTTGATCGACGCCGGCGCCGACGCGATCAAGGTCGGTATCGGGCCGGGCTCCATCTGCACCACGCGCATCGTCGCGGGCGTCGGCGTGCCGCAGCTCACCGCCATCATGGAAGCCTCCGCCGAGGCGCGCAAAGCCGACGTGCCGGTGATCGGCGACGGCGGCGTGAAATATTCCGGCGATCTCGCCAAGGCGGTCGCGGCGGGCGCGGAAGTGGTGATGATCGGCTCGCTCTTCGCGGGCACGGAGGAATCGCCCGGCGAGGTGTTCCTCTATCAGGGCCGCTCCTTCAAGGCCTATCGCGGCATGGGCTCCGTCGGCGCGATGACGGCGGGCTCGGCGACGCGCTATTTCCAGGGCGACGTGAAGGACCAGCTCAAACTCGTGCCCGAGGGCATCGAGGGGCAGGTGCCCTATCGCGGGCCGATCTCGCCCATCCTCTATCAGCTCGCCGGCGGCCTGCGCGCCGCCATGGGCTATGTCGGCGCGCCGACCATCCGCGAATTTCAGGACCGCGCGCAATTCGTGCGCATCACCAACGCCGGCCTGCGCGAGAGCCACGTCCACGACGTGGCGATCACCCGAGAAAGCCCGAACTATCCGACCGGTGTGTAG
- the purM gene encoding phosphoribosylformylglycinamidine cyclo-ligase: protein MQEKARGLSYSDAGVDIDAGNRLVDMIRPFVRATRRAGADGEIGGFGGVFDLKAAGFSDPLLVAANDGVGTKVKIAIESGLHGTVGVDLVAMCVNDLIVQGAEPLFFLDYYATGKLDPKVAAAVVKGVSDGCVQAGCALLGGETAEMPGLYARNDFDLAGFAVGAVDRRALLPRPVLPGDVAFGLPSSGLHSNGFSLVRKVVKDMGLSWNATAPYAPEMTLARALLEPTRIYVKPLLAALKRTPHIRAMAHITGGGFPENLPRVLPKGVGVALDLSTFAVPRVFKWLAKTGEIEASEMLRTFNCGVGMVVFASREGADEAEKVLRDVGEHPVRIGQAIDASEGERVLMQGALGL from the coding sequence ATGCAAGAAAAAGCCAGAGGGCTCAGTTACTCAGACGCGGGCGTCGATATCGACGCCGGCAATCGCCTCGTCGACATGATCCGCCCGTTTGTGCGCGCCACGCGCCGCGCCGGCGCCGATGGCGAGATCGGCGGATTCGGCGGCGTCTTCGATCTCAAGGCGGCGGGCTTTTCTGATCCGCTGCTCGTGGCCGCAAACGACGGCGTCGGCACAAAGGTGAAGATTGCGATCGAATCGGGCCTGCACGGCACAGTGGGCGTCGATCTCGTCGCCATGTGCGTCAACGACCTCATCGTGCAGGGCGCCGAGCCGCTTTTCTTTCTCGACTATTACGCAACCGGAAAGCTCGACCCGAAGGTCGCGGCCGCAGTCGTCAAGGGCGTCTCCGACGGCTGCGTCCAAGCGGGTTGCGCGCTCCTCGGCGGCGAGACGGCGGAAATGCCGGGCCTTTATGCGCGAAACGATTTCGATCTCGCGGGCTTCGCCGTCGGCGCGGTCGATCGTCGGGCGCTGCTGCCGCGCCCCGTGCTGCCGGGCGACGTCGCCTTCGGTCTGCCCTCCTCCGGCCTGCACTCGAACGGCTTCTCGCTCGTGCGCAAAGTCGTGAAAGACATGGGCCTCTCCTGGAACGCGACCGCGCCTTACGCGCCGGAGATGACGCTCGCCCGCGCGCTGCTGGAGCCGACGCGGATTTATGTGAAGCCGCTGCTCGCGGCGCTGAAGCGTACGCCGCATATTCGCGCCATGGCGCACATCACCGGCGGCGGCTTTCCAGAAAATCTGCCGCGCGTCCTGCCCAAGGGCGTCGGCGTCGCGCTCGATCTCTCGACCTTCGCTGTCCCGCGCGTCTTCAAATGGCTCGCCAAGACCGGCGAGATCGAGGCGAGCGAAATGCTGCGCACCTTCAACTGCGGCGTCGGCATGGTCGTGTTCGCGTCGCGCGAGGGCGCAGACGAGGCGGAGAAGGTTCTCCGCGACGTTGGCGAGCATCCGGTGCGGATCGGCCAAGCCATCGACGCGAGCGAGGGCGAACGCGTCTTGATGCAAGGGGCGTTGGGGCTTTAA
- a CDS encoding acyl-CoA synthetase gives MSASAYDRDLDRNPANFQPLTPLTFLARAAAVFPDRIAIIHGGLRRTYRDFYARSRRLAGALEKGGIGRGDTVSVMLANTPAMLECHYGVPMVGAVLNTLNTRLDAPILAFTIDHAEAKALIVDREFADLMREALALTKSKPLIIDYDDPEYKGSGERLGSIDYEDFLLGGDPDYAWAPPRDEWDAISLNYTSGTTGDPKGVVYHHRGAYLLALGNILTGDMGRHPVYLWTLPMFHCNGWCFPWSLSVSAGTHVCLRQVRAGHMYELMAEHGVTHLCGAPIVMSTLLNATDPEKKPLKQTVRFFTAAAPPPQAVLAAMRAAGFDVTHLYGLTETYGPAAVNEWQERWDDLEAAAQAKMKARQGVRYSVLEDLDVIDPETMQPVPRDGATMGEVMFRGNIVMKGYLKNKSASEKAFHGGWFHSGDLGVMHPDGYIQLKDRSKDIIISGGENISSIEVEDILFKHPKVSAAAVVAAPDDKWGETPCAFVELRDGESATAEEIIAWSRTHLAHFKCPRHVVFGPLPKTSTGKIQKYILRNRAREMWPGGASTASL, from the coding sequence ATGTCCGCATCCGCCTATGATCGCGATCTCGACCGCAATCCGGCCAATTTCCAGCCCCTGACGCCGCTGACCTTTCTCGCCCGCGCGGCGGCGGTCTTCCCCGACCGGATCGCGATCATCCACGGCGGCTTGCGGCGCACCTATCGTGACTTTTATGCACGCAGCCGACGCCTCGCCGGCGCGCTGGAGAAAGGCGGGATCGGGCGCGGCGACACCGTGTCCGTGATGTTGGCCAACACGCCGGCGATGCTCGAATGCCATTATGGCGTCCCCATGGTCGGGGCGGTGCTGAACACGCTCAACACACGTCTCGATGCGCCGATCCTCGCCTTCACGATCGACCACGCCGAAGCCAAGGCGCTGATTGTCGATCGCGAGTTCGCAGACCTCATGCGCGAGGCGCTGGCGCTTACCAAGTCGAAGCCGCTCATCATCGACTACGACGACCCGGAATACAAAGGTTCGGGCGAGCGGCTCGGTTCGATCGATTACGAGGATTTTCTGCTCGGCGGCGATCCCGATTACGCCTGGGCGCCGCCGCGCGACGAATGGGACGCCATCTCGCTCAATTACACGTCGGGCACCACGGGCGACCCCAAGGGCGTCGTCTATCACCATCGCGGCGCTTATCTGCTGGCGCTCGGCAATATTCTCACCGGCGACATGGGCCGGCATCCCGTCTATCTGTGGACGCTGCCGATGTTCCACTGCAATGGCTGGTGCTTCCCCTGGTCGCTTTCCGTCTCCGCCGGCACGCATGTCTGCCTGCGCCAAGTGCGCGCCGGCCATATGTACGAGCTCATGGCGGAGCATGGCGTGACCCATCTCTGCGGCGCGCCGATCGTCATGTCGACGCTGCTCAACGCCACCGACCCCGAGAAGAAGCCGTTGAAACAGACGGTGCGATTCTTCACCGCCGCCGCGCCGCCGCCGCAGGCGGTTCTCGCGGCGATGCGGGCCGCGGGCTTCGACGTCACCCATCTTTACGGCCTGACCGAAACCTATGGTCCGGCGGCCGTGAACGAATGGCAGGAGCGCTGGGACGATCTCGAGGCGGCTGCGCAGGCGAAAATGAAAGCCCGGCAGGGGGTTCGCTACAGCGTCCTCGAGGACCTCGACGTCATTGATCCGGAAACCATGCAGCCCGTGCCGCGCGACGGCGCCACCATGGGCGAGGTGATGTTTCGCGGCAATATTGTGATGAAGGGCTATCTCAAGAACAAATCCGCGTCAGAGAAAGCCTTTCACGGCGGCTGGTTCCACTCGGGCGATCTCGGCGTGATGCATCCCGACGGCTATATCCAGCTCAAGGACCGCTCCAAGGACATCATCATCTCCGGCGGCGAGAATATTTCCTCGATCGAGGTGGAGGATATTCTCTTCAAGCATCCCAAGGTGAGCGCCGCCGCGGTCGTCGCCGCGCCGGACGACAAATGGGGCGAGACGCCTTGCGCCTTCGTCGAGTTGAGGGACGGGGAGAGCGCGACGGCCGAGGAGATCATCGCCTGGTCGCGCACCCATCTGGCGCATTTCAAATGCCCGCGCCATGTCGTCTTCGGGCCGCTGCCGAAGACCTCCACGGGCAAGATCCAGAAATATATTTTGCGCAATCGCGCGCGCGAGATGTGGCCGGGCGGGGCGTCGACGGCGAGCCTGTAA
- a CDS encoding ABC transporter transmembrane domain-containing protein, which produces MTETQSAAASTPSSDSRRFSAILAPLRPLLPYALRYKQTIALAFAALIVAAGATLTLPAAVRGMIDHGFTADSAGTVNAYFGAMIGVAATLALASATRYYFVMTLGERVVADLRADLFKHLTALDAAFFDTAKTGELLSRLTADTTLLKSAFGSSASVALRNIFMFIGAVVMMFATSPKLAGLALAAIPVIVLPLIASGRSVRRRSKHAQDMLAQAAAYAGENLSAVRAMQANGAQASTVSRFRRAVETAYEAAQAATLMRAFVTAGVILVVFTSIVAVLWLGAQDVLSGRMSAGLLSQFVLYAVLGASSLGELSSVWSEVAAAAGAATRIAEILSVKPKIVAPPYPTPAPARWRGQISFDHVVFSYPTAPDRAALRDLSLVVEPGERVALVGPSGAGKSTLFSLLLRFYDVDSGAIALDGVDVRALDPLDLRAAIALAPQDPVIFGLSVAENIAYGREGATREAIVAAAKRAQAHAFIEALPQGYDTLLGERGVTLSGGQRQRLAIARAILADAPVLLLDEATSALDAENEAAVQAALHDVMAGRTSIVIAHRLATVLEADRIIVLDEGRIVEEGTHATLSAAGGLYARLAKLQFDTERAGAA; this is translated from the coding sequence ATGACAGAGACCCAATCCGCCGCCGCTTCGACCCCCTCTTCCGATTCGCGACGCTTCAGCGCGATTCTCGCGCCGCTGCGCCCGCTGCTGCCCTACGCATTGCGATACAAGCAGACGATCGCGCTCGCCTTCGCGGCGCTCATCGTCGCGGCGGGGGCGACGTTGACCTTGCCCGCGGCCGTGCGCGGCATGATCGACCATGGCTTCACCGCCGACAGCGCGGGGACAGTGAACGCCTATTTCGGCGCGATGATCGGCGTCGCCGCGACCCTCGCGCTGGCTTCCGCCACGCGCTACTATTTCGTGATGACGCTCGGCGAGCGCGTGGTCGCCGACCTGCGCGCCGATCTCTTCAAGCATCTCACCGCGCTCGACGCCGCCTTTTTCGACACGGCCAAGACCGGCGAGCTTTTGTCCCGCCTGACCGCCGACACGACGCTGCTGAAATCCGCCTTCGGCTCTTCGGCGTCGGTCGCCTTGCGCAACATTTTCATGTTCATCGGGGCCGTTGTGATGATGTTCGCGACGAGCCCGAAGCTCGCGGGACTGGCGCTGGCGGCGATCCCGGTGATCGTATTGCCGCTCATTGCTTCGGGACGCAGCGTGCGGCGGCGCTCGAAACATGCCCAGGACATGCTCGCCCAGGCGGCCGCCTATGCCGGCGAGAACCTGTCCGCCGTGCGCGCCATGCAGGCCAATGGCGCGCAGGCCTCGACCGTCTCCCGGTTCCGCCGCGCAGTGGAGACCGCCTATGAGGCCGCGCAGGCGGCGACGCTGATGCGCGCCTTCGTGACGGCGGGCGTCATTCTCGTCGTCTTCACCAGCATTGTCGCCGTTCTCTGGCTCGGCGCGCAGGACGTGCTCTCCGGGCGTATGAGCGCCGGCCTGCTCTCGCAATTCGTGCTCTACGCCGTGCTCGGCGCGAGTTCGCTCGGCGAATTGTCCTCGGTGTGGAGCGAAGTGGCCGCCGCCGCCGGCGCCGCGACGCGCATCGCAGAAATTCTCTCGGTGAAGCCGAAGATTGTCGCGCCGCCTTATCCGACGCCCGCGCCGGCGCGTTGGCGGGGGCAAATATCTTTCGACCATGTCGTCTTTTCCTATCCGACGGCGCCCGATCGCGCGGCGCTGCGCGACCTCTCGCTCGTCGTCGAGCCCGGCGAGCGCGTGGCGCTCGTGGGCCCATCGGGCGCCGGCAAGTCGACGCTGTTTTCGCTGCTGCTACGCTTCTACGACGTCGACAGCGGCGCCATCGCGCTCGACGGGGTCGACGTCCGCGCGCTCGATCCGCTCGATCTGCGCGCCGCCATCGCGCTCGCGCCGCAGGACCCGGTGATTTTCGGCCTGAGCGTCGCGGAAAACATCGCCTATGGCCGCGAGGGCGCGACGCGGGAGGCGATCGTCGCCGCCGCCAAGCGCGCCCAGGCGCATGCATTCATCGAGGCGCTGCCGCAGGGCTACGACACGCTGCTCGGCGAGCGCGGCGTCACGCTCTCCGGCGGCCAGCGCCAGCGCCTCGCCATCGCGCGGGCCATTCTCGCCGATGCGCCGGTTCTGCTGCTCGATGAGGCGACCTCCGCGCTCGACGCCGAGAACGAGGCCGCCGTGCAGGCGGCGCTGCACGACGTGATGGCCGGCCGCACCAGCATCGTCATCGCGCATCGCCTCGCCACCGTACTCGAGGCCGACCGCATCATCGTGCTCGACGAGGGCCGCATCGTGGAGGAGGGGACGCACGCGACGCTCAGCGCCGCCGGCGGCCTTTATGCGCGCTTGGCGAAGCTGCAGTTCGACACGGAGCGGGCGGGGGCGGCGTAG
- a CDS encoding nuclear transport factor 2 family protein: MSQEARNTAILQEAYRLWADTKGGSVDHWLSIMADEIDFGSLAMGRVSAVEFTKQRYSPEGVESYLRALTNDWEMINYVVDHFVGQGDRVVMLGRTAWRYKANGRAVDTPKVDAWRFNADGKAVEFFEYYDTAAMFEAVRD, translated from the coding sequence ATGTCCCAGGAAGCGCGCAACACAGCCATTTTGCAGGAAGCTTATCGCCTTTGGGCGGACACGAAGGGCGGCAGCGTCGACCACTGGCTGTCGATCATGGCCGACGAGATCGACTTTGGTTCGCTCGCCATGGGCCGCGTGAGCGCGGTTGAATTCACCAAACAGCGCTATTCTCCCGAAGGCGTCGAGAGCTATCTGCGCGCGCTCACCAACGACTGGGAGATGATCAATTACGTCGTCGACCACTTTGTCGGCCAGGGGGACCGGGTGGTCATGCTCGGCCGCACGGCCTGGCGCTACAAGGCCAACGGCAGGGCGGTCGATACGCCCAAGGTCGACGCCTGGCGTTTCAACGCGGACGGCAAGGCCGTCGAGTTCTTCGAATATTACGATACGGCGGCGATGTTCGAAGCGGTGCGGGACTGA
- the purN gene encoding phosphoribosylglycinamide formyltransferase, with amino-acid sequence MTRLRTAILISGRGSNMDELIAAARAPEFPAQIALVLSNRPDAPGLAKAKAAGIAVAAVDHKIYAGREEFERSLQIVLETYRIDFLCLAGFMRLFTPWFISQWRGRILNIHPALLPAYRGLHTHERALADGVKIHGCTVHFVVPEMDEGPIVAQAAVPVLDGDDAETLGARVLAQEHVIYPLALRLVASGAVRVEGNRVLGALAESDARLVAPAGDGVTNG; translated from the coding sequence ATGACCCGCCTGCGCACCGCCATTCTCATTTCCGGCCGCGGCTCCAATATGGACGAGCTGATCGCCGCGGCGCGCGCGCCGGAGTTTCCGGCGCAGATCGCGCTCGTGCTCTCCAACCGTCCGGACGCGCCGGGTCTCGCCAAGGCGAAAGCCGCCGGGATCGCTGTCGCGGCCGTGGATCACAAGATCTATGCCGGCCGCGAGGAGTTCGAGCGTTCGCTTCAAATCGTCCTCGAGACCTATCGCATCGACTTCCTCTGTCTCGCTGGCTTCATGCGCCTGTTCACGCCCTGGTTCATCAGCCAGTGGCGCGGGCGGATTCTCAATATTCACCCTGCCCTGCTGCCGGCTTATCGCGGCCTGCACACGCATGAGCGCGCCCTTGCCGACGGCGTGAAGATCCATGGCTGCACGGTGCATTTCGTCGTGCCGGAAATGGACGAGGGCCCCATCGTCGCGCAGGCGGCCGTGCCGGTGCTCGATGGCGACGACGCCGAGACCCTCGGCGCGCGCGTTCTCGCACAGGAGCATGTGATCTATCCGCTGGCGCTGCGCCTCGTGGCGTCGGGCGCCGTGCGCGTCGAGGGCAACCGCGTGCTCGGCGCGCTGGCGGAAAGCGACGCGCGTCTCGTCGCGCCGGCGGGCGACGGGGTCACGAATGGTTAG
- a CDS encoding glutathione S-transferase family protein, whose product MVRLYGFGPAPGLPDLSPFVIKAMTLLRIAGVGFAVDTTGFRRAPKGKLPYIDDDGVIIADSTFIRLHLEKTRGIDFDAGLSPLERAQAVAIEKLCEDHLMWIIALHRWKDDDNFAHGPGPVFDRLLPAPARAIGKWAIRRGLLWRFWQQGVARFSASELALLGARDVEALATLLGDKPFLFGERPCAADASAFGMLAVLMDPATNSPTRDAALSKPNLVAYRDRIMGRYFEEAQT is encoded by the coding sequence ATGGTTAGACTCTACGGCTTCGGCCCCGCGCCCGGCCTGCCGGATCTCTCGCCTTTCGTCATCAAGGCGATGACGCTCCTGAGAATCGCCGGCGTCGGCTTCGCGGTGGATACGACCGGCTTTCGTCGCGCGCCCAAGGGCAAGCTCCCATACATTGACGACGACGGCGTGATTATCGCGGATTCGACCTTTATCCGCTTGCATCTCGAAAAGACCCGCGGGATCGATTTCGACGCAGGCCTGTCGCCGCTCGAACGGGCGCAGGCCGTAGCGATCGAGAAGCTTTGCGAGGATCACCTGATGTGGATCATCGCGCTGCATCGCTGGAAGGATGACGATAATTTCGCGCACGGTCCCGGCCCGGTCTTCGACCGACTTCTGCCGGCGCCGGCGCGCGCGATCGGCAAATGGGCGATCCGGCGGGGTCTGTTGTGGCGGTTCTGGCAGCAGGGCGTCGCCCGGTTCAGCGCGTCGGAGCTCGCCCTTCTCGGCGCCCGCGACGTCGAGGCGCTGGCGACGCTCCTTGGCGACAAACCGTTCCTCTTCGGCGAGCGGCCCTGCGCCGCCGACGCCTCCGCCTTCGGCATGCTCGCGGTGCTCATGGATCCGGCGACCAATTCGCCGACGCGCGACGCGGCGCTCTCGAAGCCGAACCTTGTCGCCTATCGCGACAGGATAATGGGGCGGTATTTTGAAGAAGCGCAGACGTAA